The following are encoded in a window of Nocardia sp. BMG111209 genomic DNA:
- a CDS encoding CPBP family intramembrane glutamic endopeptidase: MVSEPAPAWPAPTPDRERTAIRLEIVIVLVVTFGLSGASAALSLVESALAPGGVGGQKVALNPSRAEQSTIDLLFQLLSALRLVGWAALGLYLLWRSGIGPRLIGLARPRLRADVLPGAALAALIGLPGLALYLVAHALGLSVTIVPSSLGDHWWRLPALVLSAIANAVAEEVLVVGYLISRLRALDWSPRRSLVASALLRGSYHLYQGLGGGLGNLVMGVIFGGYWQRTTRLWPLVLAHATIDTVAYVGYTVLHGHVSWLP, encoded by the coding sequence ATGGTGTCTGAACCCGCGCCCGCGTGGCCCGCGCCCACCCCGGATCGGGAGCGGACGGCGATCCGGCTGGAGATCGTCATCGTCCTGGTCGTCACGTTCGGCCTCAGCGGGGCCAGTGCGGCGCTGTCGCTGGTGGAGAGCGCGCTCGCCCCGGGCGGTGTCGGCGGGCAGAAGGTGGCGCTGAATCCGTCGCGCGCCGAACAGTCCACCATCGACCTGCTGTTCCAGCTGCTGAGCGCGCTGCGCCTGGTCGGCTGGGCGGCCCTCGGCCTGTATCTGTTGTGGCGCAGCGGGATCGGACCGCGGCTGATCGGGCTGGCCCGGCCGCGACTGCGCGCCGACGTACTGCCCGGCGCGGCGCTGGCCGCGCTGATCGGACTGCCGGGGCTGGCGCTGTATCTCGTCGCGCACGCCCTGGGCCTCAGCGTCACCATCGTGCCGAGTTCGCTGGGCGACCACTGGTGGCGGCTGCCGGCGCTGGTGCTGTCCGCGATCGCGAACGCGGTCGCCGAGGAGGTGCTGGTGGTCGGCTATCTGATCAGCCGGCTCCGGGCGCTGGACTGGTCACCGCGGCGATCGCTGGTGGCCTCGGCGCTGTTGCGCGGTAGCTACCACCTCTACCAGGGGCTCGGCGGCGGGCTCGGCAATCTGGTGATGGGCGTGATCTTCGGCGGCTATTGGCAGCGGACCACGCGGTTGTGGCCGCTGGTGCTGGCCCACGCGACCATCGATACCGTCGCCTACGTCGGCTACACCGTGCTGCACGGGCACGTGTCCTGGCTGCCCTGA
- a CDS encoding LCP family protein — protein MEMNGEDPRHDARTRRVPPSGTPGSYRPAPNHRSPDEVPTRPAPEPTQVMRRDRQSGSPLAYSAVPTPNNSPPQSHRPPPGANRGGPPPPNRRPVAPPPGPPPRRTAQSGAGGGEGGARRGRRNPPPDSPQAAIAPPRRRRPRWGRRLLIVLLILIIAPIAALIYLDSTLTRIDALGGYANRVGDTPGTNWLLAGSDSRDGLSSAQEAQLTTGSAADAGGERSDTIMLVHMPKSGQATVVSLPRDSYVSIPGHGRDKLNAAFSLGGPKLLSQTVEVATGLHIDHFAKIGFGGFAGLVDAVGGIDMCLPQAMNDPLAGIDLPAGCQHLDGPKALGFVRSRATARADLDRMNDQRLFLAALLKKATGASTLANPFRLWSLAQGAAGSVQVDHGDHLWDLARLGWALHGGTIATTVPIGGFEDVSGSGNVLLWDHDRATTFFGDLAADRPLPPDLITVG, from the coding sequence ATGGAGATGAACGGCGAAGACCCCCGGCACGACGCACGGACACGCCGGGTACCGCCGTCCGGCACGCCCGGCTCGTACCGGCCTGCCCCGAACCATCGGTCCCCGGACGAGGTGCCGACCCGGCCCGCCCCCGAGCCGACGCAGGTCATGCGCCGCGATCGGCAATCCGGTTCGCCGCTGGCCTATTCCGCGGTGCCGACCCCGAACAACTCGCCGCCGCAATCACACCGGCCACCGCCCGGCGCGAACCGCGGCGGCCCGCCGCCCCCGAACCGGCGGCCGGTCGCGCCGCCGCCCGGACCGCCGCCGCGGCGTACCGCGCAGAGCGGTGCCGGTGGTGGCGAGGGCGGCGCGCGCCGCGGCCGGCGCAATCCGCCGCCGGACTCCCCGCAGGCCGCGATCGCCCCGCCGCGCCGCCGCCGGCCGCGCTGGGGCCGGCGGCTGCTGATCGTGCTGCTGATCCTGATCATCGCGCCGATCGCGGCGCTGATCTATCTGGACAGCACCCTGACCCGCATCGACGCCCTGGGCGGGTATGCGAACCGGGTCGGCGACACCCCCGGCACGAACTGGCTGCTCGCCGGATCGGACAGCCGCGACGGGCTCTCCTCGGCGCAGGAGGCCCAGCTCACCACCGGTAGCGCCGCCGATGCCGGTGGCGAGCGCAGCGACACCATCATGCTGGTGCACATGCCGAAATCGGGGCAGGCGACGGTGGTCAGCCTGCCGCGCGATTCCTATGTGAGCATTCCGGGCCACGGCCGCGACAAACTCAACGCGGCCTTCTCCCTCGGCGGCCCGAAGTTGTTGTCGCAGACCGTGGAGGTCGCCACGGGCCTGCACATCGACCATTTCGCCAAGATCGGCTTCGGCGGGTTCGCGGGACTGGTCGACGCGGTCGGCGGCATCGATATGTGCCTGCCGCAGGCGATGAACGATCCGCTGGCCGGTATCGACCTGCCCGCCGGCTGCCAGCATCTGGACGGGCCGAAGGCGCTCGGCTTCGTGCGCAGCCGCGCCACCGCGCGCGCGGATCTGGACCGGATGAACGATCAGCGACTGTTCCTGGCCGCGCTGCTGAAGAAGGCGACCGGCGCGTCGACGCTGGCCAATCCGTTCCGGCTGTGGTCGCTGGCGCAGGGCGCCGCCGGTTCGGTCCAGGTGGACCACGGCGATCACCTGTGGGACCTGGCCCGGCTCGGCTGGGCGCTGCACGGCGGCACGATCGCCACGACCGTGCCGATCGGCGGCTTCGAGGACGTGTCCGGCAGCGGGAACGTCCTGCTGTGGGACCACGACCGGGCCACCACGTTCTTCGGTGACCTGGCCGCCGACCGCCCGCTGCCGCCGGATCTGATCACGGTCGGCTGA
- a CDS encoding DUF5926 family protein — translation MGKSKRNSPKPDSNRAQRLAERRAAQEQAAQTVTRPFAGLAAECDLVALREFVPSATATLKLAPGAQGDRPVTLATVLPGAVAALVRAGAEPTGFVGAQVQHQSADPAADLAAAILWTQSAEPGGSLDSVAESGVAAPALTEVIDPGASLDLTVHSDFNWWVPAGVQPDPQVAATIEQANRAIMPSARLELGADAVGAAWWVDAGERAHLRWVRPENEDDLMLALARVHAAGGLQLGEGSRFAGSFRTHGLLVPVFDLDHDRHPAEWVTAAAEFGVRLLAALAADSPLTADERRSRDGLRSRQVTLR, via the coding sequence GTGGGTAAAAGCAAGCGCAACAGTCCCAAGCCCGACAGCAACCGGGCACAGCGCCTCGCCGAGCGCCGGGCGGCGCAGGAACAGGCGGCGCAGACCGTCACCCGTCCGTTCGCCGGGCTGGCCGCCGAATGCGATCTGGTCGCTCTCCGGGAGTTCGTGCCCTCGGCGACCGCGACGCTGAAGCTGGCCCCGGGCGCCCAGGGCGATCGGCCGGTCACCCTCGCCACGGTGCTGCCCGGTGCGGTGGCCGCGCTGGTGCGGGCCGGCGCCGAACCGACCGGATTCGTCGGCGCCCAGGTCCAGCACCAGTCCGCCGATCCGGCCGCGGACCTGGCCGCCGCCATCCTGTGGACGCAGTCCGCCGAGCCGGGCGGCTCGCTCGACTCGGTCGCCGAATCCGGCGTTGCCGCACCGGCGCTGACCGAGGTGATCGATCCCGGTGCGAGCCTCGATCTCACCGTGCACTCCGACTTCAACTGGTGGGTGCCGGCCGGTGTGCAGCCCGATCCGCAGGTGGCCGCCACCATCGAACAGGCCAACCGCGCGATCATGCCGTCGGCGCGACTGGAACTCGGCGCCGACGCGGTCGGCGCGGCCTGGTGGGTGGACGCGGGGGAGCGGGCGCATCTGCGCTGGGTCCGCCCGGAGAACGAGGACGACCTCATGCTGGCGCTGGCCCGGGTGCACGCCGCGGGCGGTCTGCAACTCGGTGAGGGTTCCCGGTTCGCCGGTTCGTTCCGGACGCACGGGCTGCTGGTGCCGGTGTTCGATCTGGATCACGATCGCCATCCGGCCGAATGGGTCACGGCCGCAGCCGAATTCGGGGTCCGGCTGCTCGCGGCCCTGGCCGCCGACTCGCCGTTGACCGCGGACGAGCGCCGCTCGCGCGACGGCCTGCGGTCGCGTCAGGTCACGCTGCGCTGA
- a CDS encoding glycerophosphodiester phosphodiesterase — protein sequence MNGGNRAPFVVAHRGASGERPEHTLAAYELALQEGAAGLECDIRLTRDGHLVCVHDRTVDRTSDGTGLVSEMSLDELKELNFGTAEEPSPVLTLSELITLVLDWRSQPSKLFIETKHPVRYGALVENKLLAELQRFGIATPASADHSRAVVMSFAATAVWRIRRAAPLLPTVLLGESSRYLGGSAATTVGATAVGPSVKTLREHPDLVDKAAAAGRATYCWTVDEPADVKLCADLGVSWIATNHPGRTKAVLDAV from the coding sequence ATGAACGGGGGCAACCGCGCACCGTTCGTGGTCGCGCATCGTGGCGCGTCCGGAGAACGCCCGGAGCACACCCTGGCCGCCTACGAGCTGGCCCTGCAGGAGGGCGCCGCCGGACTGGAATGCGATATCCGGCTGACCCGCGACGGTCATCTGGTGTGCGTGCACGATCGCACGGTCGATCGCACCTCCGACGGCACCGGTCTGGTCAGCGAGATGAGCCTGGACGAGCTGAAGGAGCTGAACTTCGGCACCGCCGAGGAGCCCTCGCCGGTACTGACCCTGAGCGAGCTGATCACGCTCGTACTGGACTGGCGTTCCCAGCCGAGCAAGCTGTTCATCGAGACCAAACATCCGGTGCGCTACGGCGCGCTGGTGGAGAACAAGCTGCTGGCCGAGTTGCAGCGGTTCGGCATCGCCACCCCCGCCTCCGCCGACCACTCCCGCGCGGTGGTGATGTCCTTCGCCGCCACCGCGGTCTGGCGGATCCGCCGCGCCGCGCCGCTGTTGCCGACCGTGTTGCTCGGCGAGTCGTCCCGCTACCTCGGCGGCAGCGCCGCGACCACGGTCGGCGCCACCGCCGTCGGTCCCTCGGTGAAGACCCTGCGCGAACATCCTGATCTGGTCGACAAGGCGGCCGCCGCCGGGCGGGCCACCTACTGCTGGACCGTCGACGAGCCCGCCGATGTGAAGCTGTGCGCCGACCTGGGCGTCAGCTGGATCGCCACCAACCATCCGGGCCGGACCAAGGCGGTGCTCGACGCCGTCTGA
- a CDS encoding DUF4328 domain-containing protein, with product MSVPGGAGRGGAVVQPCARCGSRWAVQGTPMHWCPRCRGVLLSPGPVDAPPERRNYRWVARPPGRRPRGSARAAAPASAGTPGYAEVPRWGLRDSPPAPAADRRGRLARLADRVAGLLVLTAVLFALAAVAEIGRYLILLRNRTRLIPRALLVVSDVSLYLLAGFALLAALVTAIALVGWLIRARRTAYAAAGEQDPRPVWMVLCGCLVPVVNLLWPGVFLTELARRADPRALRAVRIWWCAWVFDGVLVVVALCWHTADSLQARADGVMISAYTDLAAAAVALLSLWVVRRCEGRDLRGRARQPRRWVPAAGPAAVLIEPVHAVGESAGRAPSTPVGDDRAATGATPGAAEQEEVMAK from the coding sequence ATGAGCGTCCCCGGCGGTGCGGGCCGCGGTGGCGCCGTGGTGCAGCCCTGCGCGCGGTGCGGGTCGCGCTGGGCGGTGCAGGGCACCCCGATGCACTGGTGCCCGCGCTGCCGCGGGGTGCTGTTGTCCCCGGGTCCGGTCGACGCGCCGCCCGAGCGCCGCAACTATCGCTGGGTCGCCCGCCCGCCCGGCCGGCGGCCGCGCGGGAGCGCGCGTGCGGCGGCACCGGCGTCGGCCGGTACGCCCGGCTATGCCGAGGTGCCGCGCTGGGGCCTGCGCGACAGTCCGCCGGCGCCGGCGGCGGACAGGCGGGGCCGGTTGGCCCGGCTCGCCGATCGGGTCGCCGGGTTGCTGGTGCTCACCGCCGTGCTGTTCGCGCTGGCCGCCGTCGCCGAGATCGGCCGGTACCTGATCCTGTTGCGCAACCGCACCCGGCTGATTCCCCGGGCGCTGCTGGTGGTGTCGGACGTATCGCTGTACCTGCTGGCCGGATTCGCGCTGCTGGCCGCGCTGGTCACCGCGATCGCGCTGGTCGGCTGGCTGATCCGGGCCCGGCGCACCGCCTATGCCGCGGCGGGCGAACAGGATCCGCGGCCGGTGTGGATGGTGTTGTGCGGCTGTCTCGTTCCGGTGGTCAACCTGCTGTGGCCGGGAGTGTTCCTCACCGAGCTGGCCCGGCGCGCCGATCCCCGCGCGCTGCGCGCGGTGCGGATCTGGTGGTGCGCCTGGGTATTCGACGGTGTCCTGGTGGTCGTCGCGCTGTGCTGGCATACCGCCGATTCGCTGCAGGCGCGCGCCGACGGTGTGATGATCAGCGCCTACACGGATCTGGCGGCCGCGGCGGTCGCCCTGCTCTCGCTGTGGGTCGTGCGCCGCTGCGAGGGTCGTGACCTGCGCGGTCGCGCTCGGCAGCCGCGGCGCTGGGTGCCCGCCGCCGGTCCCGCCGCGGTGCTGATCGAACCGGTCCACGCCGTCGGGGAATCCGCCGGCCGCGCGCCGTCGACCCCGGTCGGGGATGATCGTGCCGCAACGGGCGCCACGCCCGGCGCCGCGGAGCAGGAGGAGGTCATGGCGAAATGA
- a CDS encoding rhodanese-like domain-containing protein, translating to MTSSEIPSVPIEAVPAEFDTAAPAGSGTAATAPARLLLDVREDDEWQFGHAPGAVHIPMNDVPARLAELDTGTEIYVICRQGGRSLQIVRYLTHFGFDAVNVLGGMVAWQQAGRPLAAAGDHEAKVY from the coding sequence GTGACGAGCTCCGAGATTCCGTCCGTGCCGATCGAGGCCGTGCCGGCCGAATTCGACACCGCGGCGCCCGCCGGATCCGGCACCGCGGCCACCGCGCCGGCCCGCCTGCTGCTCGACGTCCGGGAGGACGACGAATGGCAGTTCGGGCACGCGCCCGGCGCCGTGCACATTCCGATGAACGACGTGCCGGCTCGCCTCGCGGAGCTGGACACCGGCACCGAGATCTACGTGATCTGCCGCCAAGGCGGCCGCTCCCTGCAGATCGTGCGCTATCTGACGCATTTCGGATTCGACGCGGTCAACGTGCTCGGCGGCATGGTGGCCTGGCAGCAGGCGGGCCGGCCGCTCGCCGCCGCCGGCGACCACGAGGCGAAGGTCTACTGA